TTGGTTTATTCAAAATCACATTGAAACATcagttaacttaattttatgtaaACAGTGTTAACATGACTTTATGTTGGATtcatctaaaattaataaaccaTCAGGGCCCAGAGCGACCCCATGATGGCCTTTGTCGGGGTCATGATATGTTCAGAAAAGATTAACATTCACGTTTCCATATATATTTAGAAAAGATTAGCATTCACGTTTCCTCCTGCGCATGCTATGAAGGAAATACATGCACAAGAATGATtatcgttgtttaatttttaaaaaaaaaaactgcctcAGATTAAAAAGTGTTTATTATTGTTCATCTATCTGTAAATTTTCCGTCGTCTTTGTTAAAAGACAAACCATTAGAGGGTACAATGTTTGTTTTGATCCAAACAAATATACGGCAGTTGGCATTGGACGGTACAATTGTTTGTTTTGATCCAAACAAATATATGCAAGTTGGCAGCACCTCGTGTTACTCATAAGACACAATCGATCGACAGGAGAGATTAATAACCAATTCCATTAATTATTGAACACGaagtaataaattttctttttatccaatAGATTGATAAATAGTAACAACGTAGAGTAATAACATATAACAATcaccttttattatttatttttaagttaaaggCAATATCTTCCATATAAGAGATTAAGAAAAATGTATaagcactattttttttttacttattatttgttcgagtgaaaaaataaaataaatgagatagaaaaactaaattttcacattttatttAGGAGGAGAAATAAGAAAGATGTAccgacaaaaaaatgaaaaagaaaacagattttattttttatttttgaattagtGGCCAAGAGAATCTATCTTTCTCTCTCTGTTCCCAATTGACAAAAAGACTGATTGacatgaaaaggaagaaaaaaactaattaaaaagttagttggtagataaaatttgttagattaattaataaaattatatattgaattaaaaaatttaaaatgaaataaataaaaatatttatattatatttttatataaatttaattttattttatgggtaaaaatatattataaggtATTaggattttagtttttaattaattttaaaatcagaaatttttatttatagcaaaatatttgtattatattttttgtttcaattattatatttttcatattatgtattatactagtaatcttatattatatcttataatatttataatcaaatttaaaataaagtaaaaaaaaaaacatatacacaaaagtataaatatttttattgtattaattagcataatagttaaaataaatcatataatataaaattattttaaaaaaaaatctaacatttatcattgttaattttgtgaaatatatatataatattggaATTCTTTCTCAATGTAGCATATTTCTTTGTGTGTTAAATCCTGGTCAAGAAAATATGCACTTGCAAACTTTGAGTAaacaacaacatacaaacagTATTTGTTTCAACTCACACATTGAGCAATTCATATAGGATCAATCAAGTTTCCTGTGGACAATTCGCTTTTCACATGCTTGCTAGTACATAGCACTATATGCAATACATCTCCTTAATCGTATAAAGGAATATAAGATGTATTGTGAAATAGCTTCCCCTATTCATGCTCATTGAGGCGAATTGGATCCATAAGCAGTGAAGAGACAAACTCTTTCAGTAATTCTCCATTTGTGAATTTATCCTGGTGATTTTCACATGAAACCACTGACATGCGTGCCAAATTAACTACACAATCAAGCACAAATTTTGAGATATCATTTGACTTGAGGCACTGTTCATTTATAACCTTCCAACAATCTTCAACATCATTATGAATAAGGTAATAGGCCTTTGCTTGTGAAATGTCATATTGCTTCGTGCAACAGTCGACGGCTGAGGCAACATGTACTCTTTGCTGTTCAaactattaataaaagaaaatccaaaAGTTATTATTTCCGAACGTCATAATGATCAATATTATGAATATTAAGGGTTAACTAAGTTTTAAtccttaaatatttttgaaatacgCTTATTAGTTCctgaacaaaaatttatttgatcaaagttttaaaaaaaattgtgtcaagatttttactttagtttctaaaaaaaatgaccAATCAAGAcccttaaactttttaaaatctcAGTTTTTATTCCctaaaactttattaaataaataaaaataagatgattcaaatttttgtttaggaattaataattaaatttttataaaatttaggaaCCTTAACTGATCAAACTTTTAGTTAgagattaaaaattttaattaaaaaattgaggaacttttaacttattaaacttgtatttaaagattaaaaaataaattttaaaaaaatttaaaaataaaaacttaattaaccctAATATTAATTAAGCCATGTGTGTACCTTGTGTGTGAGCCCATGTCGTCCAAGACTCTACCAATAATTGATGCAGCTTTGATGACATTTGGATCACTAAAAACCCAATCGAACACACCTTCATTTGCAGATTCCCCCATGCCAATAAACGATGTAATGAAAAGAGGAAAACAAGAAGTGAAAATTCCATTAACTTTATATTCCATTAATTAGTTAAACACTGCGGGATATAATTAAATTGTAGGTAAGTAGGATGGACCCTCAACAATGCCCACTGTCTCTCTCATTCACTCACTTATTTCCTCTTCACTTTCCTTTTGTAAGACATATTATAGGTCACTTGGGGAAAAAAAATACtgcattttatttgtaaaagggAATTGAAGTCTATTCAAACTGCGCAGTTTACACTCACCTAATTAATGGCTGGGATTTTTATAACTTCATAACATATTTATACTCTTGATGAATCTCTTGCATGCGAACTAGCTAGACTAattcaagttaaaaaataatccaaGATGCCAAGTGtgaaaaaaaatggtattaTCAAGAGTATATTGAGATGCTTCGAGTTTCTTTCCGGGTTTAAGGTGAACTtctccacaaaaaaaaaaaaaaaaaaaaaaaagatttgggtGTCATTGGGGTGGATAAAGAGGAAGCATTAGGTATGCATTTTTGTTAAATTGTAAATTGTTAGTATGTCCTTTTGTTTATTTGGGAATTCTCATTGGTACAAATCCTAAGAGAGTGAAAACTTGGCAACCtttattgataaatttgttaGGAAATTGTCGGGTTGGAATCAGAAAGTTTTATGCTTTGCAGGTAGGGTGTGTCTAATAAACCATGTTTTATCTTCtttggtttttttctttttttccttctttaaaGTTCCTAAGAAAGTGGGTGACATTCTCATCAAACTTGAAAGGAATTTTTCATGGGGTGTAaggaagggaagagaaaaatatgTTGGGAGAGTGACGTGTTGGGTTGGAGAGGCCTTGAAAGGGAGGAAAATGTGCATAATTCATCACTTTGGTGGAGGAACTTGAACGATTCATGTGGGAGGGAAAATGAGAGTGAGTGGTTTGATGAGATGGTGAGTTGGAAGCTTGGGAAAGgggataaaattttatttcggAGTGAAGTGTGGTTGGGAGATAAAAAGTTTGACATATAAATATCCAAGACTTATCCTTAACTGGGAATAAAAAGGGGGATATTATAGCTAACCTGGGTCGGTGGGAAGGTGAGATTTGGTCAATGGGAAATTTATTTCTTCATCAGGTTACTTATCACTCTTGGTCGTGGTTAAAGAATTATGATCCTTATTTCATCAAATCCGGGGGTGCAAGCGTTTTGTAGGTAACAAATCTTTGGGTAGTTAGAAACACTCACTGTTATGTATACACATAGGGGTGGGCGATTATCACTTATTTATGATTATTAATGGCATAAATAACCTGTAAACGCTCCACGTTAGGGGAAGAGTATGCAGGACACAACGTATTTGATTCGCTATGTAATTGTTGGAACAATGCTACTCCTGGTAcctttatctttatatatatataagcaatGCTCTCTCAATATTTTCTGTAAAAGTACAAGCTCGCTCTTTCCGTAAGCGCATTAATTATATGCAACTTATAACACTAGACTAGTTCAAACGTTAactagaaagaagaagaagaaaaactgaTAGGTTGTTAAGAGTTCTATTGTATCCGAACCAAGAAGTGCACGTTACTTTTAGATAGCGAGTTAAGGTAATGAGCCTTTTTGTAATATAAGAAGCAATTAGCTACTATTTGTTACTTTCATTGcatcatgaaaaaataattaattatttctcaCCATAAAAGGTACTGACAGACTAATAATACACATGTCCATTTCAAGTTACAcgcgtgtatatatatatatatatatatatatatatatatatatataataccacATTTTCAGAAGAAAGtatcttatattaattttttatcgatAAGTATTAATATTTAGTCTTTTGAAACATTCCTCATCTTGATCCTCCgatttaaaatatactttttttagtttcttaaatttataaaatattttttttaatccttcaaaataaatttaagagactaaaatGATAAGACTTTATGTTCTTTTTAGTCATTCAAAGTaaaattaaggaattaaaaataatataatttaattgaagGATATCTAAATCAAAAGTGTCACAAAagtgaaagattaaaaatatacttaaaccttaaaagaaatataattattatcgtCAGATAGTTTAAGAACCTGCAAaataatttcactttttttatttaaatttattcatggggtaatgtatttctttttattttaaattttaacactAAAATCACTGTAGTGCGATTCCAGTATGTTGTTTTCCTTCagttcttatttgattttgcattaattccttataaaattattataacgcTGAAATCATATgatcattttcctataaaatttCTTAATGAAAAAAAGGTCCAATTTATATCATTTAACTTACGCACAGTTATGTATAGTTTAGTTCTAAAACTTCCTGtgtcaaaaaaaattctaaaacatcCTAAACATCTTTATAATGtgaccaaattaaaaactttgatGAAATGATGAAAAAGCAAAAGTAGACATATTAGGAATGTGTCTTTCAACCTCAGATACCACAGctgataataaaatataagttaatttgatagttaattttgattaaaaataattgaaactttactttattattatttttaagaaaataataaaaaaattaacatgtttgttattttttattagcagaattcaaaagaagaagatttcaagtgtttgagagaaaaaattaatgcaaaaacaaaaagaaaaaagtcttgaaaaaaaattagaagaattaAAAAGTCCACCATTCTCGCTTAACGCACAACACACACTTAGCACGAAAAAAATCCTCAAGAACTTTAAAGGCACGCTTTGCGCGAAGGCCTATGCTAAGCCTCGAGTCAACGTGAAAATTAAGCTACCTAGTGTCTATATAAGGAGGAGGAAACATAAGAAAAAGGGGACAATCTCACAACCTACACAATTGGTCTATCCCTTAAGAGAAACTCTCTTTCCTTAGTCATCCTTCTTTTCTTGTTATTAGTCATCTATCACCTTTTCCATCCACCTCAACCCCTTAAAGTGTAAAAGTCTATCATGACAATGAGGGGCTAACCTCCTTAGTTAGGTCCTGGCAGGTCTAAAAAACCAACAAATGTATTGTAAtgtttcatatttatcaatgcaatcaGGTGTTaatttctttcctattttcttattttaatttcatctaTCATTCAATCTTGCATTAtctttaggggttagacgctcggaAGACAATAATCCTTAATAAAAGTATAAGGAAGGTCttgcatgcattagttttagggatTAATCGGTCGGGAGACAGTAATCCTTAATAGAACTAGGAAAGGGTATCTCAACATTACATTTATAGGGATAGAGTGAATTTGTTATGTCTTCATCATGAGGGATTCAGGTTGAGCATATTAGTATATGTGGGTAAGAAAAATTTACcaaattgatagagaaaaatctaaaataatacatcCTAACAAATAAGGCAGGTTAGTCTCAACATTATCACATTCTAAGAGTTTGTCTTTCTCTATcttcatcttatcttttatttttcttatcttatctttctttatcttcaattttcttttatctttatcattttttaattcaaatattttatcttttctattttctacttttatttttaaatatttatcttttcttctaaatctttatcttattttctatCTATTATTTCCTTATCTTTGCTTTTAAATTAGATTTACATCAAtctaaatacaattaaaatttcGGTAAATTCTTGTTGAAAGTCTATGTTTGCAATTGATGTACAATTTGACTTAATGAGCCATATCTAAAACGTGCGTGCAGCCAATGTAGACTTAGCCAATGTTGACGTTGAATGTTGAATGTTGAATGTTAGAAAATTGAAACGTTTACGTTTGCAGCTGAACTGATTCGAGGGTAGGTAAAGAGAAAAGAATTCTGATTAAGTGTTCAACTTTCCACCAAAAATCGCTATATTATCTACTTAATTTTGTAATGTTCTTTTATAATCAGtgacttaatatatttttctgaaaggataaaattataaatatttaaaaatattaattttttctttaaccaTATTATCTACTTAATTTTGCAATGTTGTTTTATTTCAAGTACTGAAAATGGATGACCTCTCTGCTATTTAAACTGATGATGGGGATGTGCATGgaacaacacaaaaacaaaagtgAAAATGGAGTTAGTTCTAAACAGCACAACAATTGGAGTTGGAGTTGTTTCTCTGATCCTCCTCTTGTACTTGTTTTTGCGTGGTGGTTCATGGAAGAGTGGGGAAGAGGGTCCTCCAACAGTTGCAGGTGCATGGCCAATAATTGGTCACCTCCCATTGTTGCTTGGTTCAAAGACACCTCATAAAACATTGGGTGACTTGGCTGACAAGTATGGACCCATATTCTCGATCAAGATTGGTGCCAAAAACGCAGTGGTTGTTAGCAACTGGGAAATGGCTAAAGAATGCTACACCACAAACGACATCGCCGTTTCCTCCCTCCCCGATCTTATCTCCGCTAACCTCTTGTGCTACAACCGATCCATGATAGTCGTAGCACCCTACGGTCCCTATTGGCGCCAACTTCGAAAGATTTTAATGTCTGAGTTCCTATCTCCTTCCCGAGTAGAGCAACTACACCATGTTCGCGTCTCTGAAGTTCAAAGTTCCATAACGGAGCTCTTCCGTGATTGGCGTAGCAATAAGAATGTCCAGTCTGGCTTTGCCACTGTGGAGTTGAAGCAATGGTTCTCTCTTCTTGTCTTCAACATGATTCTGCGGATGGTCTGTGGGAAGCGCTATTTCAGCGCTTCTACTTCGGATGATGAGAAGGCAAACAGATGCGTTAAGGCTGTGGATGAGTTCGTGCGTCTCGCCGCCACCTTCACCGTGGGAGATGCCATTCCTTATCTTAGATGGTTTGACTTTGGTGGCTATGAGAATGATATGAGAGAAACTGGGAAGGAATTGGACGAGATTATTGGCGAGTGGTTAGATGAGCAtcgacaaaaaagaaaaatgggtgAGAACGTTCAAGACCTCATGAGCGTGTTGCTTTCCTTGCTTGAAGGAAAAACTATTGAGGGCATGAATGTTGATATTGTCATCAAATCCTTTGTATTGGTATGTATATATACTCTTCATTCATCTACTTGTTACcatgttaattaattagcaCCAGGTCatgactttaattaattttttggtctTAAAAATGGATAAACTTTGAAAAGATGGACAAGCAATATAATGGATAAAGATCGAACACTATACATATTGTGGAGTTGGAAATTAGGTTGTAATATGTGTTAACAATACAAATATAGAGAGCAGAACATAAACAACGGAGCGATCCGTGATGAAAgtttgaaagagatgaaaaacCTTTTTAGTTTGCTCTTAAAAACGATTTTCGTagctcacttttctctcaagaaACTTCTAAAAATGAATATGGATTAGAGTCGCATTGCTGGGTGCTCAGAAGTTCGCTATTTACAGTTGAGAaccataataatttattattactgtctcaagaaaatcaattattttgatcTTGAAATTATTTGGGTTTAAGTTTGATCAAGATAATAGATTATTTTTAGCATTGATCTATTATTTGCACATTTGTGCCAAATCTCAAAATATACTATCGCtaaaatagtttattattttgtttcataaTCTATTAATTTGTTGTTCGAGAGCCAATTTATTCCATAATCAATGATGTATATGTATGTAATATGTGGTGCAGCAAAAGTGTGCATTGCAGTATGTATTTATATCATCGCTTGAAGATTATGTGGATTTATGGTTTACATTGTAGTCCTTTACTGTATTGGGAGTTAATGTATTCAAAGCATATAGAGTCTTTCATTtaatctccttttttttctatttggcTTGGTGTATTATCTTCATGCATGTAACCAATCAATAACACGTCTTGTTCCTGGATTGGTAATTTATcacttcaataaaatatttttacccttcaaaaaacatttaaaaaatcttaaatagaATGATGCAAACATCATATTCATTTGCTTCATTTCTTAATTTACAAACCCCCACTAATTACACATTCATTTGGATTACGTATTTGATTCGCAGACAGTAATTCAAGCAGGAACTGAGGCAAGCATTACTACTCTTATATGGGCAACAAGTTTGATATTGAATAATCCTAGTGTACTAGAAAAACTTAAAGCAGAACTAGACATCCAAGTTGGAAAAGAGAGATACATATGTGAGTCTGATTTAAGTAAGTTAACATATCTTCAAGCTGTAGTCAAAGAAACTTTAAGATTGTACCCTCCAGCTCCTCTCTCAAGACCTCGTGAGTTTGAAGAGGATTGCACTATAGGTGGCTACACTGTCAAAAAGGGAACTCGTCTAATTACAAATCTTTCCAAGATCCACACAGATCATAACGTTTGGTCAAATCCATTAGAGTTTAAACCAGAAAGGTTCCTTACGACTGATAAAGATATAGACATGAAGGGTCAACATTTTCAGCTATTACCATTTGGAGGTGGTAGGAGGATTTGTCCTGGAATAAACTTAGGCCTTCAAACAGTTCGTTTGACACTTGCTAGTTTTTTGCAttcctttgaaatcttaaatCCATCAACTGAGCCTCTTGATATGACTGAAGTCTTTAGAGCAACCAACACTAAAGCCACTCCACTTGAGATTCTTATTAAACCACGTCTATCTCCTAGTTGTTATGAAAGtatctaatatttaattatgtgtTAGTTGTGTGAACCTGCTGtctgtattttttatttctaaactaTATGTAATCTGTTTTAAAATAAGCCTGGTTTGCCTTGTAAGCTATTCCAAAACTATGTATTTTGTTGCTTAATCTCATTTGAATAAACATGAAGCAAGAGATTGATGGTGTTTTCTTCAATATTcctttgttatttattatttctacGCAACATGTTACACATGCGCAAAAAATTTACacttcataattaaattaataaatagtttttttaaaattaaagactttATATGTTGAATTTTGAGTGAATGTAACAAGGGTGGTTACATTTCGGCCACAACAAACGTAAACAGACACAACAGAACACATATAAGGACTTTTCCGAGAATCTAATGTTTTTTTGGAGAATATCgaagaagaatgaaaagataaagtaaaaaagaatcaaacatttttatttatttataaaacacGTGTCTGATTTTGGAATACTGACCCAGCATTTTAGGTTTTGTGCTGCTGAACCAATGTGGTTTTGGGCTGGCTATTTTGGGCTAAAACTTGTTGCACTCTCACTGTTGTTTTCTGCTGTACCCCATTTATTCTGAAAAGTCCAATCCAAAATACAATTCCCGAATGAATGGGGACACAACAAAAAACAATAGTAATAGTGCAAGAAGCAACATCCTTTGCTCTGTTGCATCTCAGGATATGTTATGGGCCTGCGTTTGCTGCAGGGATTGTTTCAAGTGTCATTCGGTTTgtctattttttgtatttttttcttgtaccATGTCACGTAACcagtatatatttattaaaatcattatAGACAAGTTTTTCTTGTACCACATCACGTAACCAGCTTATTCAAGCAATTTTACCACACAAGATAAGAGTGCACCGAAGTGTACCCACCTAAGAATGTTTTTATTAGGACAGTCAGTTCAAAATTGTGATTCCCATAGTCCATACTTCACTGGGGATCAGGCACAAGATCGAAATATCTACAGAACAAGAACAGTTAACATAAATGACATTTTATAAAAGAATCAATATACTACCAGTACATGAGATGAGAGCAATGGCAATGAACATAAACCTTAATCAGCTACATGTTAAACCCTCCCAAATACCATTTGGCTTCCCATCATCATGGTATTTCTATTACCACTACACAgtatttcctactatctatgTTTTTAGCAATGCCATGCTGAAGCTGATATCAAATTTCTGTCCTTCCACCCCAACAACATGGCTCCATCCTTCTCCACCAGTGTATAGTGTTCTGAATAGCACATCAAAAGGCTTCTTATGACAGAATTCACATAAGAACTCAAAGGACACTGACGGAAGCCGGCCATCGTTAACCTCGACTTCCACTTGCCGAACAgttcatgtctctcaacccttTCCTTGCCTTCACAAGCAATGATATTCACAATATCCCTGGCCAGACAATGTTGCTCCACATTAATCCTCTCCTTGCTATCTCTTGGGAGGGTGACATCAATGGACTCAAAGATTGCCAAGTAGTAATCCAAGGTTTCAATGAACCTGTTGAAGAAAGgggttgtgtttgtgtttgattCCTGCTCCACCAGTGTGGTCACCTTGGGAGAAAGTGACCTTACCAATCTCAGAAGTCCATCCCTTGGGTTGCTCACATGAACACTCTCATCAGCTGTGTGATGGAGTTGCAAGGGAAAATTCACAGCCAAGGCCTCTCCTGGCCTGATATCAAGCATTTCCCTTGTCACATTTGGAGCAAAAACAGGAACTCCATGAAACTCAACTGGGATGCCAAATTTCTCAGACATCAAGGCCAACCTTTTCCCAACAACTTCTAGTCCGTCGCCACGGGCATATTTGGAAACAGGATCATCAATCCCTGTGATCCGAACATGGGGAGCACCACCAGGTCTTGCAGCAAGGGCTTGAAGAAGAGTCATCCATTGAGTTCCCTGAGCAATTTGGAAGTCTATGATGTGTATGTGATCCTCGTTTCTGCATGCTTGCGCAATGGCTCCATTGGCAGCCATGTAACCAAATTTTAAGTAGGGGCAGATTTCGAACAACAGTTGCATGTAAGTGAGTA
The nucleotide sequence above comes from Glycine soja cultivar W05 chromosome 11, ASM419377v2, whole genome shotgun sequence. Encoded proteins:
- the LOC114377295 gene encoding cytochrome P450 82A2 codes for the protein MELVLNSTTIGVGVVSLILLLYLFLRGGSWKSGEEGPPTVAGAWPIIGHLPLLLGSKTPHKTLGDLADKYGPIFSIKIGAKNAVVVSNWEMAKECYTTNDIAVSSLPDLISANLLCYNRSMIVVAPYGPYWRQLRKILMSEFLSPSRVEQLHHVRVSEVQSSITELFRDWRSNKNVQSGFATVELKQWFSLLVFNMILRMVCGKRYFSASTSDDEKANRCVKAVDEFVRLAATFTVGDAIPYLRWFDFGGYENDMRETGKELDEIIGEWLDEHRQKRKMGENVQDLMSVLLSLLEGKTIEGMNVDIVIKSFVLTVIQAGTEASITTLIWATSLILNNPSVLEKLKAELDIQVGKERYICESDLSKLTYLQAVVKETLRLYPPAPLSRPREFEEDCTIGGYTVKKGTRLITNLSKIHTDHNVWSNPLEFKPERFLTTDKDIDMKGQHFQLLPFGGGRRICPGINLGLQTVRLTLASFLHSFEILNPSTEPLDMTEVFRATNTKATPLEILIKPRLSPSCYESI
- the LOC114377294 gene encoding chitin-inducible gibberellin-responsive protein 1-like, with protein sequence MPSSFSMDSQQLFSFELPYMSSLPTVPSLLGSLKYDTGNSPNSPFSTYFDSDTLSALSDGQEQYSPGEILSGVSPSCNSSLETNHYMYRSVSTLDSFPLYSDRNSLLQTMSSNQKIQHALLELETALMAPDDDQVNTPNTLAESSRPMASGQRSRSWSNENHVSQYTQTQPSYATANMQSSEVVHVEKRQKLMEEATLQDFPPNNLKQLLIACAKALSENNTKDFDQLVGKAKDAVSINGEPIQRLGAYMVEGLVARMQASGNSIYHALRCREPEGEELLTYMQLLFEICPYLKFGYMAANGAIAQACRNEDHIHIIDFQIAQGTQWMTLLQALAARPGGAPHVRITGIDDPVSKYARGDGLEVVGKRLALMSEKFGIPVEFHGVPVFAPNVTREMLDIRPGEALAVNFPLQLHHTADESVHVSNPRDGLLRLVRSLSPKVTTLVEQESNTNTTPFFNRFIETLDYYLAIFESIDVTLPRDSKERINVEQHCLARDIVNIIACEGKERVERHELFGKWKSRLTMAGFRQCPLSSYVNSVIRSLLMCYSEHYTLVEKDGAMLLGWKDRNLISASAWHC